A genomic segment from Coleofasciculus chthonoplastes PCC 7420 encodes:
- a CDS encoding AAA family ATPase has product MSKIIGFLNQKGGCGKSTTAVHFTHWLATKQKKNVLLVDADSQQSSSAWLAGMELSIPYKVVQTPDDLLERLPELEQQYDQLVVDGPASLAEATRAILFRAVLAIVPVQPTGVDLRSASDAVRLIKQAQSVRGGPPMAAMFVSRAVKGTKLKDEAIALLSQTKDVTLLKTVIHQKQAIADTSGQSATVWDFPSRPAKESAREYERLFKEIMAL; this is encoded by the coding sequence GTGAGCAAAATCATCGGCTTCTTGAACCAAAAAGGCGGTTGCGGCAAATCCACCACAGCCGTTCACTTCACGCATTGGCTAGCTACCAAACAGAAAAAAAATGTGCTGCTCGTCGATGCCGATTCCCAGCAGTCCAGCTCCGCCTGGTTAGCTGGCATGGAATTGTCCATTCCCTATAAAGTGGTGCAAACTCCTGATGACTTACTCGAACGCCTGCCAGAACTAGAACAACAATACGACCAGCTCGTTGTCGATGGTCCAGCCTCCTTAGCCGAAGCCACCAGAGCCATTCTGTTTCGCGCTGTCCTGGCTATCGTCCCCGTCCAACCCACAGGTGTCGATTTGCGATCGGCGTCTGATGCGGTGCGGTTAATCAAACAAGCCCAGTCCGTTCGCGGCGGTCCCCCCATGGCGGCGATGTTTGTCTCCCGAGCCGTCAAAGGCACCAAACTCAAAGATGAGGCGATCGCGCTTTTGAGCCAAACCAAAGACGTCACCCTACTCAAAACAGTGATTCATCAAAAACAAGCGATCGCGGATACCTCCGGTCAGTCCGCAACCGTCTGGGACTTCCCCAGCCGCCCCGCCAAAGAGTCAGCGCGGGAATATGAGCGATTGTTCAAAGAAATTATGGCACTATGA